One segment of Rosa chinensis cultivar Old Blush chromosome 6, RchiOBHm-V2, whole genome shotgun sequence DNA contains the following:
- the LOC112172718 gene encoding probable protein phosphatase 2C 59 isoform X2 — translation MGYLNSVLSSSSQVHADDAPVSGGGLSQNGKFSYGYASSPGKRSSMEDFYETRIDGVEGEIVGLFGVFDGHGGARAAEYVKQNLFSNLIRHPKFISDTKSAIADAYSHTDSEFLKSENNQNRDAGSTASTAILVGDRLLVANVGDSRAVICRGGNAIAVSRDHKPDQTDERQRIEDAGGFVMWAGTWRVGGVLAVSRAFGDRLLKQYVVADPEIQEEKIDNSLEFLILASDGLWDVVTNEEAVAMIKPIQDPKQASERLMQEAYQRGSADNITCVVVRFLANPGGSSRSSSG, via the exons ATGGGTTATCTCAATTCCGTtttgtcatcttcaagccaggTTCATGCTGACGACGCACCCGTAAGCGGTGGTGGCCTCAG TCAGAATGGAAAGTTCAGCTATGGATATGCAAGTTCTCCGGGAAAAAGATCTTCTATGGAAGATTTTTATGAGACAAGAATCGATGGTGTTGAGGGAGAAATAGTTGGTCTCTTCGGAGTTTTTGATG GTCATGGTGGTGCACGTGCTGCGGAATATGTCAAGCAAAATCTGTTTAGTAATTTGATCAGGCATCCAAAGTTTATTTCTGACACCAAATCTGCCATAG CTGATGCATACAGCCATACAGACTCTGAATTCCTGAAGTCAGAAAATAACCAGAATAGAGATGCTGGGTCAACCGCTTCCACTGCTATCCTAGTTGGTGACCGTTTGCTTGTCGCAAACGTTGGGGATTCCAGAGCAGTGATATGCAGGGGTGGTAATG CAATAGCTGTTTCAAGAGATCACAAGCCGGACCAAACTGATGAGCGGCAACGGATTGAGGATGCAGGAGGATTTGTAATGTGGGCAG GAACTTGGAGAGTTGGAGGTGTTCTTGCTGTTTCTCGTGCATTTGGAGATAGGCTGTTGAAGCAGTATGTTGTTGCTGATCCAGAAATCCAG GAGGAAAAGATTGACAACAGTCTTGAGTTTCTTATCCTTGCAAGTGATGGACTGTGGGATGTTGTCACCAATGAG GAAGCCGTTGCAATGATCAAACCAATTCAGGACCCAAAACAGGCATCAGAGAGGCTAATGCAGGAAGCATATCAGAGAGGAAGTGCTGATAATATTACTTGCGTTGTTGTCCGTTTCTTGGCTAATCCAGGCGGTTCATCACGAAGCAGTTCTGGCTAA
- the LOC112172718 gene encoding probable protein phosphatase 2C 59 isoform X3 codes for MKSEMILSQVHADDAPVSGGGLSQNGKFSYGYASSPGKRSSMEDFYETRIDGVEGEIVGLFGVFDGHGGARAAEYVKQNLFSNLIRHPKFISDTKSAIADAYSHTDSEFLKSENNQNRDAGSTASTAILVGDRLLVANVGDSRAVICRGGNAIAVSRDHKPDQTDERQRIEDAGGFVMWAGTWRVGGVLAVSRAFGDRLLKQYVVADPEIQEEKIDNSLEFLILASDGLWDVVTNEEAVAMIKPIQDPKQASERLMQEAYQRGSADNITCVVVRFLANPGGSSRSSSG; via the exons ATGAAATCAGAGATGATCCTTAG ccaggTTCATGCTGACGACGCACCCGTAAGCGGTGGTGGCCTCAG TCAGAATGGAAAGTTCAGCTATGGATATGCAAGTTCTCCGGGAAAAAGATCTTCTATGGAAGATTTTTATGAGACAAGAATCGATGGTGTTGAGGGAGAAATAGTTGGTCTCTTCGGAGTTTTTGATG GTCATGGTGGTGCACGTGCTGCGGAATATGTCAAGCAAAATCTGTTTAGTAATTTGATCAGGCATCCAAAGTTTATTTCTGACACCAAATCTGCCATAG CTGATGCATACAGCCATACAGACTCTGAATTCCTGAAGTCAGAAAATAACCAGAATAGAGATGCTGGGTCAACCGCTTCCACTGCTATCCTAGTTGGTGACCGTTTGCTTGTCGCAAACGTTGGGGATTCCAGAGCAGTGATATGCAGGGGTGGTAATG CAATAGCTGTTTCAAGAGATCACAAGCCGGACCAAACTGATGAGCGGCAACGGATTGAGGATGCAGGAGGATTTGTAATGTGGGCAG GAACTTGGAGAGTTGGAGGTGTTCTTGCTGTTTCTCGTGCATTTGGAGATAGGCTGTTGAAGCAGTATGTTGTTGCTGATCCAGAAATCCAG GAGGAAAAGATTGACAACAGTCTTGAGTTTCTTATCCTTGCAAGTGATGGACTGTGGGATGTTGTCACCAATGAG GAAGCCGTTGCAATGATCAAACCAATTCAGGACCCAAAACAGGCATCAGAGAGGCTAATGCAGGAAGCATATCAGAGAGGAAGTGCTGATAATATTACTTGCGTTGTTGTCCGTTTCTTGGCTAATCCAGGCGGTTCATCACGAAGCAGTTCTGGCTAA
- the LOC112172718 gene encoding probable protein phosphatase 2C 59 isoform X1 → MKSEMILSNNMGYLNSVLSSSSQVHADDAPVSGGGLSQNGKFSYGYASSPGKRSSMEDFYETRIDGVEGEIVGLFGVFDGHGGARAAEYVKQNLFSNLIRHPKFISDTKSAIADAYSHTDSEFLKSENNQNRDAGSTASTAILVGDRLLVANVGDSRAVICRGGNAIAVSRDHKPDQTDERQRIEDAGGFVMWAGTWRVGGVLAVSRAFGDRLLKQYVVADPEIQEEKIDNSLEFLILASDGLWDVVTNEEAVAMIKPIQDPKQASERLMQEAYQRGSADNITCVVVRFLANPGGSSRSSSG, encoded by the exons ATGAAATCAGAGATGATCCTTAG CAATAACATGGGTTATCTCAATTCCGTtttgtcatcttcaagccaggTTCATGCTGACGACGCACCCGTAAGCGGTGGTGGCCTCAG TCAGAATGGAAAGTTCAGCTATGGATATGCAAGTTCTCCGGGAAAAAGATCTTCTATGGAAGATTTTTATGAGACAAGAATCGATGGTGTTGAGGGAGAAATAGTTGGTCTCTTCGGAGTTTTTGATG GTCATGGTGGTGCACGTGCTGCGGAATATGTCAAGCAAAATCTGTTTAGTAATTTGATCAGGCATCCAAAGTTTATTTCTGACACCAAATCTGCCATAG CTGATGCATACAGCCATACAGACTCTGAATTCCTGAAGTCAGAAAATAACCAGAATAGAGATGCTGGGTCAACCGCTTCCACTGCTATCCTAGTTGGTGACCGTTTGCTTGTCGCAAACGTTGGGGATTCCAGAGCAGTGATATGCAGGGGTGGTAATG CAATAGCTGTTTCAAGAGATCACAAGCCGGACCAAACTGATGAGCGGCAACGGATTGAGGATGCAGGAGGATTTGTAATGTGGGCAG GAACTTGGAGAGTTGGAGGTGTTCTTGCTGTTTCTCGTGCATTTGGAGATAGGCTGTTGAAGCAGTATGTTGTTGCTGATCCAGAAATCCAG GAGGAAAAGATTGACAACAGTCTTGAGTTTCTTATCCTTGCAAGTGATGGACTGTGGGATGTTGTCACCAATGAG GAAGCCGTTGCAATGATCAAACCAATTCAGGACCCAAAACAGGCATCAGAGAGGCTAATGCAGGAAGCATATCAGAGAGGAAGTGCTGATAATATTACTTGCGTTGTTGTCCGTTTCTTGGCTAATCCAGGCGGTTCATCACGAAGCAGTTCTGGCTAA